The Phaeobacter gallaeciensis DSM 26640 genomic sequence CGCCGAAGACCTCAAGACGCCAGCCTTTGAGCGCGGGAACATTCCGTTGGCCCGCGGCAATCGCGTCGAGATCCGAGCTGGGCGCAATCAGTTTCGCAGCGACGCCGGAGGCTTCGGTCTTGGCCTTCAACAGCACCCGCAGCAAATCGGCCAGCGCCGGGTTCACCTGTAGCTTTTCACGGCTGCGATCCGGCTGCGGCTGTGATCCCGCTGGGCACTCCACGCCTTTGGCCACGGCCTGAAGGATCCCTTCGGCGATGGCCCCCTTGCGGGCTTCGCGCAGCAGCAGCCGCGAATTTCCAAGATCTGAAGCGTTTTTGGGCTTGGTCGAGGCCAGTTCAACCAGCGCGTCATCCTTGAACACCCGGTTACGTGGCACATTGTTGGTCTTGGCATAGGTTTCGCGGAACGCAGCCAATTCACGCACAACGGCCAGAAACTTGCCAGAGTTGGTGCGGGTTTTCACCCGCCGCCAGGCCTCCTGAGGGTCGACATCGTAAGTCGCCGGATCGGTAAGCACCTGCAATTCTTCCTCAACCCAACGGGCGCGACCCGTGCGCTCCAGCTCGGCGGCGAGATATTCGTAGATCTGGCGCAGATGGGTCACATCCGCCAGCGCATAGGTTTTCTGCGCATCACTCAGCGGGCGACGGGACCAGTCGGTGAAGCGCGACGTCTTGTCCAGCCCCTGTTTGACGATCTTACGCACCAAGGTTTCATAGCCGACCTGCTCACCAAAGCCGCAGACCATGGCCGCAACCTGTGTGTCAAACAGCGGTTTTGGGAAGACCTGTGCATCAACCCAGAAGATTTCCAGATCCTGCCGCGCAGCATGAAAGACCTTCACTACGGTCTCATTGCGAAACAGATCATATAGAGGTTCCAGCGATAGCCCGTCCGCAAGCGGATCCACCAGCACCGCGTTTTCATTTCCGGCGCCAGGATAGGCCAGCTGCACCAGACAGAGTTTGGAATAATATGTCCGTTCTCGCAGAAACTCGGTATCCACCGTGACATAATCATGCTGCGCTGCAGCTTCGCAAAAGGCCTGCAGGTCTTCGGTAGAGGTCAGAGTTTTCATCAATTACGGCTTTTTGGTTATCTGAATTGTTGCGCTGTGATACGCGCTTGTCCCGCTTATTGCAAACACGTGCCGGCGGTGTCAGAGGAAATCAGCTGCGGCGTGGTCCTCAGAGCGCAATGCCGTCACAAGTCATCACATCCTGTGATTTATAAAATATCAAACATTCATTTTGGGAATATTTAAAGCCAGCCTAGGTTGGTGTCATACCTTGATAGGAGACACTGACATGACCATGCTCGATCTCAACCCGACATTCTGCACGCCTGCCGCAGGACGCGGCCCACTGGCATCCATTCTGGTCGCCGCCGCCCTGATCGTTGTTCTCGGTGTGCCTGCCCTGATGGCCCCCGGATCACAGGCGCCGCTGACGGAGTGGCATGGCAACAGCGCCAGCCCAAGCAGCATCCGTTAAAGACCGCGCCTTAGGACAGGTAGACAGGTGTCTTATCACCCGCCGCATAGCGGCGCAGCACGGCGGGATAAAGTTTATGCTCCTCCACCAACACCTTGGCTGCGAGCGTCTCAGGGGTATCTGCGGCATCGACATCGACCCGCGCCTGCCCCAGAATTGGGCCGTCGTCGAGCACGGCCGTCACCTCGTGCACGGTGCAGCCATGCTGGTGGTCGCCCGCCTCCAATGCCCGCGCATGGGTGTTGAGTCCGGTATATTTCGGCAGCAGTGAGGGGTGGATGTTCAGCATCCGCCCCTGAAACTGCGATACGAACCCGTCTGTCAGAACCCGCATGAACCCGGCGAGGCAGACGATATCTGCGCCAGCCTCAAGGATCGGCTTCACCAGCTCAGCCTCAAAAGCCGCGCGATCCTTGCCGTAGGGCTTGTGGTCCACCACGGCGGTCGGGATTCCTGCGGCGGCGGCCTTTGTCAGGCCACCTGCACTGGCAATGTTTGACAACACCAGACAGGGCCGCGCCGGATGATCGCCCGTCATGCTGTCGACCAGCGACACCATATTGGAGCCGCCGCCCGAAATCAGGATCGCGACGCGCTTGTGGCTCACAGCAGCTTGCCCGCGTAGCGCATCCCCGCACCCGCAGTCACAGTGCCCAGACGGGAGACTGTTTCGCCTTCCTCTTCCAGCACCTTGACCAAGTCTTCCGCGCGGTCCGCAGAGACAGAGAGGATCATGCCGATGCCGCAGTTGAAGGTCTTCAGCATTTCCGCCTCAGCGATACCGCCGGTTTCTGCCATCCATTTGAAGACGGGCGGCAGGTCCCATGCGCTCAGGTCAATATCTGCGCCGAGATCTTCGGGCAGAACCCGCGGCAGGTTCTCGGTCAGACCGCCGCCCGTGATATGGGCCAGCGCATGCACGCCCCCAGCCCGCACGGCTGCAAGACATTGTTTGACATAAAGACGGGTTGGCGTCAGCAGCGCCTCCCCGAGGGTGCCCTCGCCGAACGGGCAATCTGCGTCCCAGCCAAGGCCGGAGACCTCAACCAGTTTGCGCACCAAAGAATAACCGTTGGAGTGCACACCATCGGAAGCGAGCCCTAGCAGCACGTCCCCTTCCTGCACATCTGCAGGCAGTGCGGTGCCCCGCTCCATTGCGCCCACGGCAAAGCCCGCGAGATCAAAATCCCCCTTGGGGTACATCCCGGGCATCTCAGCCGTCTCCCCACCGATCAGCGCGCAGCCGGAGCGCACGCAGCCCTCGGCAATGCCTTCGATGATGCGGGCGGCGGTTTCGGTTTCCAGTTTGCCGGTGGCGAAATAGTCGAGGAAGAACAGCGGCTCTGCCCCCTGACAGACCAGATCGTTGACGCACATCGCAACCAGATCGATGCCCACGCCGTCCACGACGCCGGTGTCGATGGCAATGCGCAGCTTGGTACCAACGCCATCGGTGGCCCCAACCAAGATCGGGTCGCTATAGCCTGCGTCCTTCAGATCGAACAACGCGCCAAAGCCTCCAAGGCCACTCATCACACCAGAACGGTTGGTCCGTTTCGCCGCGGGTTTGATGCGGTCCACCAAAGCGTTGCCTGCATCAATATCCACCCCCGCATCCGCGTAGGTCAAACCGTTCTTGCCGCTGGTCATCACAGTGCTCCTTCAAAGACGTTGCGCAGCCTTTAGCGCAAGGCACGACAGAAAGAAACAAAGGAATCTGCCGCACCCCGGAGACCGGGGTGCGACCGCTGGATCCGGGCGTGTTCAGAGCCCGGAATTCGGTGGCTTCAGAGTGAGAACTGCCAGGGGGCCTGATCAAAGCCATAGGCATCGCCATCCCGCTCCACCCGGCCCAGACCGGGGAAATCAAGGTGCATGCCGGTGACCAGCAGCCCTTCGCTGGCGGCACGGTCCAGCATCATGGTGCGGCTCTTCACGGTCTGCTCCGGATCCATGTCAAAGGCCAGTGTCCAGTCGGGGCGGGCAAATTGCAGCGCTGTGCTGTGGATCAGGTCGCCCCAGATCAGCAGCGGAGCCGCGCCGGTCTCCAGCAGGAAACCGCAGTGTCCCGGCGTGTGGCCCGGCAGCGGCACCGAGCGCAGCCCGTTCATAACATCTGCCTCACCCTCGAACATCTTCAGGCGATCCTGATAGGGCGCAACTGCCGCCCGCGCGATATCAAAGAAGCCGCGCGAGTCCTGCGGAACCCCCGCATAGACCGCATCATCATGCCAGAAGTCATACTCGCCCTGCCCCACGATGATCTCAGCATTGGGGAACCGCGCGGTGCCGTCACCCTTCAGCAGGCCGCCGATGTGATCCGGGTGCAGGTGCGTGACGACAACGCTGGTGATCTCTTCCGGTGCGCGGCCAGCCGCACGCAGGGCCGCCTCCAACCCGCCCAGGATCGACCCGAAGAGGTCGGCGGTACCTGCATCAATCAAAGTCACGGCCTCCCCCTGTTCGACCAGATAGCCGTTCACCGGCAGCGACATCTGATCGTCCTTGATGCGATAGAATGTGCCGTCCAGAACCGCGTCAGCCTCGGCCTGATCAAACCCGTTGATCTGGCTGATGTTCAACAGGAAATGCCCGTCCAGCAGCGCCGTCACCTTGGCAGAGCCGATCTGAAAACTGTGATAAGCCACAGGCAACTGGGGCGCGGCGGTTT encodes the following:
- the rnd gene encoding ribonuclease D, whose amino-acid sequence is MKTLTSTEDLQAFCEAAAQHDYVTVDTEFLRERTYYSKLCLVQLAYPGAGNENAVLVDPLADGLSLEPLYDLFRNETVVKVFHAARQDLEIFWVDAQVFPKPLFDTQVAAMVCGFGEQVGYETLVRKIVKQGLDKTSRFTDWSRRPLSDAQKTYALADVTHLRQIYEYLAAELERTGRARWVEEELQVLTDPATYDVDPQEAWRRVKTRTNSGKFLAVVRELAAFRETYAKTNNVPRNRVFKDDALVELASTKPKNASDLGNSRLLLREARKGAIAEGILQAVAKGVECPAGSQPQPDRSREKLQVNPALADLLRVLLKAKTEASGVAAKLIAPSSDLDAIAAGQRNVPALKGWRLEVFGADALRLCNGEIALAAKGQDVKVVTL
- the purN gene encoding phosphoribosylglycinamide formyltransferase; protein product: MSHKRVAILISGGGSNMVSLVDSMTGDHPARPCLVLSNIASAGGLTKAAAAGIPTAVVDHKPYGKDRAAFEAELVKPILEAGADIVCLAGFMRVLTDGFVSQFQGRMLNIHPSLLPKYTGLNTHARALEAGDHQHGCTVHEVTAVLDDGPILGQARVDVDAADTPETLAAKVLVEEHKLYPAVLRRYAAGDKTPVYLS
- the purM gene encoding phosphoribosylformylglycinamidine cyclo-ligase — protein: MTSGKNGLTYADAGVDIDAGNALVDRIKPAAKRTNRSGVMSGLGGFGALFDLKDAGYSDPILVGATDGVGTKLRIAIDTGVVDGVGIDLVAMCVNDLVCQGAEPLFFLDYFATGKLETETAARIIEGIAEGCVRSGCALIGGETAEMPGMYPKGDFDLAGFAVGAMERGTALPADVQEGDVLLGLASDGVHSNGYSLVRKLVEVSGLGWDADCPFGEGTLGEALLTPTRLYVKQCLAAVRAGGVHALAHITGGGLTENLPRVLPEDLGADIDLSAWDLPPVFKWMAETGGIAEAEMLKTFNCGIGMILSVSADRAEDLVKVLEEEGETVSRLGTVTAGAGMRYAGKLL
- a CDS encoding MBL fold metallo-hydrolase; the encoded protein is MTLSRRHLLGGLVAAPVATLASPTLLQAASHSAAETAAPQLPVAYHSFQIGSAKVTALLDGHFLLNISQINGFDQAEADAVLDGTFYRIKDDQMSLPVNGYLVEQGEAVTLIDAGTADLFGSILGGLEAALRAAGRAPEEITSVVVTHLHPDHIGGLLKGDGTARFPNAEIIVGQGEYDFWHDDAVYAGVPQDSRGFFDIARAAVAPYQDRLKMFEGEADVMNGLRSVPLPGHTPGHCGFLLETGAAPLLIWGDLIHSTALQFARPDWTLAFDMDPEQTVKSRTMMLDRAASEGLLVTGMHLDFPGLGRVERDGDAYGFDQAPWQFSL